gagtcgagattgcgatactgcactccagcctgggggacaagagcgaaactctctctcaaaaaaaaaaaaaaaaaaaagaaaagaaaagaaaggaaaaagaaatactggAGGGGACTTGGGGtccagggctgggcagggctgaAGGCGTAAACATGTGAGAGTCTGGAGCCGGGTGAGGTCACGATAAGACAGGCGGGACAGGAACAGCGCCGTGGGTGCCACGCGAGACACAGGGTGGGCGGGGCCAGCCAGGCCCGGAGCTGGCTGCCACCGGCTGCGGCAGGAGGGAGCTGGCTGCCGCCATTTCAGTGCAGGGTGGCGACAACCCCAGTCTGGAGGGGGCTGAGACCCGTGCTGGGGGCCGCCCGGGGTAGATCCCGTCTGAAGGTCTG
This window of the Rhinopithecus roxellana isolate Shanxi Qingling chromosome 13, ASM756505v1, whole genome shotgun sequence genome carries:
- the LOC115892643 gene encoding formin-like protein 14 — its product is MRRTQSLRRAAPAASELRLSLFSEHRPWRHAHLHPRPPSLPPTARPSDGIYPGRPPARVSAPSRLGLSPPCTEMAAASSLLPQPVAASSGPGWPRPPCVSRGTHGAVPVPPVLS